The sequence GCAACGAAACCTACAGGCACGGCACAGCAACATTAGTTCCTTCATAttagttttgttttcaataataatatgCTGGCAACTGCTTTAATAGTTTAGAACGATCAAATATCTTCTAGTAAAaggcaatttattatatttttgtatggAGCAATTGTACGAACTGTTAAATTAGTTTATTAATTTAATAGAGATGAAATCGGATGGGCCACATCAATCGAAAAGGTATCGgagccatagtgtacctatatcGGAGAACACTATGATCGGAGCTCGAAATACGTATTCCGTCACAACAAATCACACAgccaagattgcgcattgcgcatgtaaacaaaagatcagcttttttttatgggcaattcttaagtaattttccttttgtttatttctctctttctttcattcgctcaagcagtcaagtgtgacgtagttcTAGAAAAAACCAAGAGCTAtaggaaaattacgtaaaaattgcccataaaaaacagctgatcctttgtttacatgcgcaatgctcAATCTTGTGAGAGTGATTTGTGGTTGTGTGCACTCATTCTCTTAGATAAATTCATAATAAGATAATCCAATGTAAACAATTGTGAATGAATTTCCGATAAGAAGCAAATAAATTTTGTACCATTGTTTagtatatagtttggcagcttaagtagaggttatgttgcgaatagagtggaaggcagtggactaggcagtcgaatgtcatataatgaaggaatggtgttcggagttttttcaaagttaaaaaaaaaaatgagaaaagctttaatataaataaaactattgctttaataacaacaaaaacgccatatatattctgtatacattaattggcaaggattatctcactttaaaatttgaattaaataatctaaagtgtttttttgaaactgagtcgagaactgtgcgtgtgaatgtgcgaattttctccgatcagctgttagttgcgctacttagtaaaatttacaatgttttGTACACAACGCTGAAAGTTTTGCGCATTGTTTTGCGAGCtggaaaatttatttaagcaATCATATTTGTTTGTAAAAAGCCGTAGCATAATTCAATGAGGGCAGATACAATAAACAAAGGACTATCGCTAATCCACAATATACAAACAAATTTACGTAGTAGTGTTTTCATACGGTGaagaattttagcaaaaaaaaaaaaaaaaaaatcaaacgacCAACGCAGACATCAACGAGaggaaataattttaataaaatggcAAACAGCGATATCTCCAGCTCCAATGAGCGCCATTATTATGCAAAACTTGAAGCTATAAAGGATATACGCGATAAAACTATTGCTCTAGAGAAATTGAAGATGAAAattataaaggaagtaaaaatcaGCGATGATGAAGAGAAATGTCTAGATGAATATCGCAAAGAAATGGAACATCTGCTGGAGGAAAAAATGTCCCACGTTGAAGAATTGCGCCAAATACATGCAGATATAAATGACatggaaaatataataaaacaaacaaaagaaaatcaaACCCGATCCGTTGACATGGCTAATCGTGTGTATGAAGAATACTTGGCACTAAAATATCAAATCGACCATATGCGTCGCGACTATTTGGGCCTGAGTCCGCTACGTGATTTACATGAAGAAGAAGGTAGTCCCATCTCAAAGGATCGCTTTCAACAAACAAACTTTTTGAAAGTAAGCGCAGCAGCTGCTGTTCAACCTACGTCATTGGCGCGTCCCCATCCGAGGCATCCACTTATTCCAGAGGCTA is a genomic window of Eurosta solidaginis isolate ZX-2024a chromosome 4, ASM4086904v1, whole genome shotgun sequence containing:
- the LOC137250974 gene encoding zinc finger C4H2 domain-containing protein → MANSDISSSNERHYYAKLEAIKDIRDKTIALEKLKMKIIKEVKISDDEEKCLDEYRKEMEHLLEEKMSHVEELRQIHADINDMENIIKQTKENQTRSVDMANRVYEEYLALKYQIDHMRRDYLGLSPLRDLHEEEGSPISKDRFQQTNFLKVSAAAAVQPTSLARPHPRHPLIPEATVTALAPTGGGGGPTGGHAFMPPAPPGSGPAVAAAAAAAAAVRLGKGDFSAPPPPPPPSSRLQQTPSIGIGHHPSFRSDFNVNLRQQPPPMKSCLSCHQQIHRNAPICPLCKAKSRSRNPKKPKKKNN